One window of Nymphaea colorata isolate Beijing-Zhang1983 chromosome 1, ASM883128v2, whole genome shotgun sequence genomic DNA carries:
- the LOC116267942 gene encoding protein DMP4-like has product MKMAGGGGEILGRTEDEESQQTRPLLSNDGDDDQQQQQQREDRESLIQKAMSQTFRSTAHLANLLPTGTVLAFQLLSPIFTNQGSCDDAGRVMTAGLVALCALSCFVSCFTDSFKTANGSVLHGVATRRGLWVIDGNGGELDPCKAAEYSLKFIDFVHGFASVMVFYAVALLDQNVVHCFYPAPSEQGLEVLSSLPIGIGVFCSMIFVLFPTTRHGLGFSVTS; this is encoded by the coding sequence ATGAAAAtggcaggaggaggaggagagataCTGGGCAGGACCGAGGACGAAGAGTCGCAGCAGACGCGTCCGCTGCTGAGCAATGACGGCGACGACGAccaacaacagcagcagcagcgtgAAGACCGGGAGAGTTTGATACAGAAGGCGATGAGCCAGACGTTCAGGAGCACGGCCCATTTGGCCAACCTGCTGCCGACGGGGACGGTGCTGGCGTTCCAGCTGCTGTCGCCCATCTTCACCAACCAAGGCAGCTGCGACGACGCCGGCCGCGTCATGACCGCCGGTCTCGTCGCCCTCTGCGCCCTCTCCTGCTTCGTCTCGTGCTTCACCGACAGCTTCAAGACCGCGAACGGGAGCGTCCTCCACGGCGTGGCGACGAGGAGGGGGCTGTGGGTGATCGACGGCAACGGCGGCGAGCTCGACCCGTGCAAGGCCGCCGAGTACAGCCTCAAGTTCATCGACTTCGTGCATGGCTTCGCGTCCGTGATGGTCTTCTACGCGGTGGCGCTGCTCGACCAGAACGTCGTCCACTGCTTCTACCCGGCGCCTTCGGAGCAGGGGCTGGAGGTGCTCTCCTCGCTGCCCATCGGCATCGGGGTCTTCTGCAGCATGATCTTCGTCTTGTTCCCCACCACGCGCCACGGCCTCGGCTTCTCTGTAACGTCATAG
- the LOC116246315 gene encoding triose phosphate/phosphate translocator TPT, chloroplastic, whose product MATAGVSAARNAAGILRSKEGGRSRRESSGWVKCSSTSSSTIMGGVTRLVWGGGHHRQQLLSKAGLLLSRRSIGQQQHLVQPVRAAAAEGGESSGERSISFVEKYPALVTGFFFFMWYFLNVIFNILNKKIYNYFPYPYFVSVVHLLVGVVYCLVSWTVGLPKRAPIDNNLLKLLVPVAVCHALGHVTSNVSFAAVAVSFTHTIKALEPFFNAAASQFILGQQIPLTLWLSLAPVVIGVSMASLTELSFNWTGFISAMISNISFTYRSIYSKKAMTDMDSTNIYAYISIIALLVCIPPAVIVEGPQLLQHGFKDAIAKVGLTKFLSDLFWVGMFYHLYNQLATNTLERVAPLTHAVGNVLKRVFVIGFSIIVFGNKISTQTGIGTTIAIAGVAMYSFIKARMEEEKRKQKLA is encoded by the exons ATGGCGACAGCCGGGGTGTCCGCCGCGAGGAACGCAGCCGGAATTCTCCGAAGCAAGGAGGGAGGCCGTAGCCGCAGGGAAAGCAGCGGATGGGTCAAATGCAGCAGTACCAGCAGCAGCACGATCATGGGTGGCGTTACCAGACTCGTGTGGGGTGGTGGGCACCACCGGCAGCAGCTGCTGAGCAAGGCTGGACTGTTGCTTTCGAGGCGGAGCATCGGGCAGCAGCAGCACCTTGTTCAGCCCGTCCGCGCTGCCGCCGCTGAAGGTGGAGAATCCTCCGG GGAACGGTCCATCAGCTTCGTGGAGAAATACCCAGCTCTGGTCactggtttcttcttcttcatgtg GTACTTTCTCAATGTGATATTCAACATTCTCAACAAGAAGATCTACAATTATTTCCCATATCCCTA CTTTGTCTCGGTGGTGCATTTGCTGGTTGGTGTGGTCTACTGTCTTGTCAGCTGGACCGTTGGCCTCCCAAAACGTGCT CCTATTGACAACAACCTCCTCAAATTGCTGGTTCCTGTTGCTGTTTGCCATGCCCTTGGCCACGTTACTAGCAACGTGTCCTTTGCAGCCGTAGCGGTTTCTTTCACTCATACCATCAAAG CTCTGGAGCCCTTCTTCAATGCTGCTGCTTCTCAATTCATTCTTGGTCAACAGATTCCATTGACTTTGTGGCTGTCCCTGGCACCAGTTGTTATTG GTGTGTCAATGGCATCACTGACCGAGCTGTCTTTCAATTGGACTGGCTTTATCAGTGCAATGATCTCAAACATCTCATTTACATACAGAAGCATCTACTCTAAGAAAGCCAtg ACCGACATGGACAGCACAAATATCTATGCATACATTTCGATCATTGCTCTGTTGGTCTGCATTCCTCCGGCTGTTATT GTCGAGGGTCCACAACTGCTGCAACATGGTTTCAAGGATGCCATTGCTAAAGTTGGTCTCACAAAGTTCTTGTCTGATCTCTTTTGGGTTGGCATGTTCTACCATCTCTACAATCAG CTTGCAACTAATACACTAGAACGGGTAGCCCCCTTAACGCATGCAGTTGGAAACGTATTGAAGCGTGTATTCGTCATTGGATTCTCGATCATAGTTTTTG GAAACAAGATCTCTACCCAAACAGGTATCGGAACAACCATTGCTATTGCTGGCGTTGCAATGTACTCATTCATCAAAGCCAGgatggaagaagagaagagg AAACAGAAACTTGCGTGA